A single Candoia aspera isolate rCanAsp1 chromosome 7, rCanAsp1.hap2, whole genome shotgun sequence DNA region contains:
- the CPT1B gene encoding carnitine O-palmitoyltransferase 1, muscle isoform isoform X2 gives MAEAHQAVAFQFTVTPDGVDFQLSREALKQVYLSGLSSWKKRFIRLKNSFLTGVYPGTPSGWLAVTIVTVGFTWVRVDVSKGLIGSIWGHLPISCYLSLRQQTLLSALLFSTGIWLSGIWLCRQVLKLLLSYHGWMFEPHGKISFSTKVWVAMVKLMSGRHPMLYSFQTSLPKLPVPRVKDTIRRYLDSVWPLLDKEKYDQMEALALDFQKKVAPRLQKYLILKSWWATNYVSDWWEEYVYLRGRDPIMVNSNYYLMDFLYITPTSIQAARAGNSVHAILTYRRQLDREELAPVMALGVVPMCSYQMERMFNTTRIPGKEADSLLHLTDSKHLVVFHRGRFYRVWLYHAGKLLPPRDLEMQFQRILDDPSPPQPGELRLAALTAGSRVPWAEARARYFSQGKNKASLGCIDRAAFFLTLDEEAQGYDQGREESLDDYAKSLLHGRCYDRWFDKSFTLVVYPNGKLGGNAEHSWADAPIMGHLWESMLATDQFQLGYCDGGHCHGVPNTDLSPPQRLVWDIPEECIWAIDASYGEARALADDVDFSCFRFASFGKGLIKKCRTSPDSFIQIALQLAHFRDKGHFCLTYEASMTRLFREGRTETVRSCTREVTAFVRSMVDPNCSPSERLQLFQAAAEKHQQMYRLAMTGAGIDRHLFCLYVVSRYLGVKSPFLDKVLSEPWRLSTSQTPQQQIKMFSVEAYPDYVSSGGGFGPVADDGYGVSYIIAGENLITFHISSKFSSPETDSARFERNIRQAMVDIAALLQVQPRRTAR, from the exons ATGGCAGAAGCCCACCAGGCGGTGGCCTTCCAATTCACAGTCACCCCGGATGGGGTGGATTTCCAGCTGAGCCGGGAGGCGCTCAAGCAGGTCTACCTCTCGGGCCTCTCGTCCTGGAAGAAGCGGTTCATCCGGCTCAAG AACAGCTTCCTGACCGGGGTGTATCCGGGCACGCCCTCCGGCTGGCTGGCCGTCACCATTGTGACCGTGGGCTTCACGTGGGTGCGCGTGGATGTCTCCAAGGGGCTGATCGGCAGCATCTGGGGGCACCTGCCCATCAG ctGCTACCTCAGCCTCCGCCAGCAGACCCTGCTGAGTGCCCTGCTCTTCTCCACGGGCATCTGGCTCTCGGGCATCTGGCTGTGCCGCCAGGTGCTCAAGCTGCTGCTCTCCTACCATGGCTGGATGTTCGAGCCCCACGGCAAGATCAGCTTCAGCACCAAAGTCTGGGTG GCCATGGTGAAACTGATGTCAGGGCGCCACCCCATGCTCTACAGCTTTCAGACCTCCCTGCCCAAGCTGCCGGTGCCCCGTGTGAAGGACACCATTCGGAGG TATCTAGACTCTGTCTGGCCCTTGCTGGACAAGGAGAAGTACGACCAGATGGAAGCCCTGGccttggacttccagaagaaggTGGCCCCTCGGCTCCAGAAGTACCTCATCCTCAAGTCCTGGTGGGCCACCAACTAT GTGAGCGACTGGTGGGAGGAATATGTCTACCTCCGGGGAAGAGACCCCATCATGGTGAACAGCAACTACTACCTCATG GACTTTCTCTACATCACCCCAACATCTATCCAGGCCGCACGGGCTGGCAACTCCGTGCACGCCATCCTGACATACCGGCGCCAGCTGGACCGGGAGGAGCTTGCGCCC GTGATGGCGCTGGGGGTGGTGCCCATGTGCTCCTATCAGATGGAAAGGATGTTCAACACGACGCGCATCCCTGGCAAAGAGGCAG ATTCCCTCCTGCACCTGACCGACAGCAAGCACCTGGTGGTCTTCCACCGAGGGCGCTTCTACAGGGTCTGGCTGTACCACGCGGGGAAGTTGCTGCCACCGCGTGACCTCGAAATGCAGTTCCAGCGCATCCTGGATGacccctccccaccgcagcctgGGGAGCTGAGGCTGGCGGCCCTCACAGCAGGGAGCAG GGTGCCATGGGCTGAGGCCCGTGCCAGGTACTTCAGCCAGGGCAAGAACAAGGCCTCGCTGGGGTGCATCGACCGAGCTGCCTTTTTCCTGACCCTCGACGAAGAGGCGCAAGGCTATGACCAAGGGCGGGAGGAGAGTCTGGACGACTATGCCAAGAGCCTCCTGCACGGGCGCTGCTACGACCG GTGGTTTGACAAGTCCTTCACGCTGGTGGTTTATCCGAATGGCAAGCTGGGTGGCAACGCAGAGCACTCATGGGCTGACGCTCCCATCATGGGGCACCTCTGGGAG TCCATGCTGGCAACAGACCAGTTCCAGCTGGGTTATTGTGACGGCGGGCACTGCCATGGGGTGCCCAACACCGACCTGTCCCCGCCGCAGCGTTTGGTGTGGGACATTCCAGAAGAG TGCATCTGGGCCATCGACGCTTCCTACGGCGAGGCCCGAGCCCTTGCGGACGACGTGGACTTCTCTTGCTTCCGATTTGCCAGTTTTGGCAAAGGGCTCATCAAGAAGTGCCGGACCAGCCCCGACAGCTTCATCCAGATCGCTTTGCAGCTGGCGCACTTCCGG GACAAGGGCCACTTCTGCCTCACCTATGAGGCCTCCATGACGCGACTGTTCCGGGAGGGCCGGACAGAGACCGTGCGCTCCTGCACCCGCGAGGTGACAGCCTTTGTGCGCAGCATGGTTGACCCCAACTGCAGC CCCTCAGAGCGCCTGCAGCTGTTCCAGGCAGCTGCAGAGAAGCACCAGCAGATGTACCGCCTGGCCATGACAGGGGCGGGCATCGACCGGCATCTCTTCTGCCTGTACGTGGTATCCCGCTACCTTGGCGTGAAGTCTCCCTTTCTGGACAAG GTGCTGTCCGAGCCCTGGCGCCTCTCCACCAGCCAGACGCCACAGCAGCAGATCAAGATGTTCAGCGTGGAGGCCTACCCGGATTACGTCTCCTCCGGCGGAGGCTTTGGGCCC
- the CPT1B gene encoding carnitine O-palmitoyltransferase 1, muscle isoform isoform X1, whose translation MAEAHQAVAFQFTVTPDGVDFQLSREALKQVYLSGLSSWKKRFIRLKNSFLTGVYPGTPSGWLAVTIVTVGFTWVRVDVSKGLIGSIWGHLPISCSCYLSLRQQTLLSALLFSTGIWLSGIWLCRQVLKLLLSYHGWMFEPHGKISFSTKVWVAMVKLMSGRHPMLYSFQTSLPKLPVPRVKDTIRRYLDSVWPLLDKEKYDQMEALALDFQKKVAPRLQKYLILKSWWATNYVSDWWEEYVYLRGRDPIMVNSNYYLMDFLYITPTSIQAARAGNSVHAILTYRRQLDREELAPVMALGVVPMCSYQMERMFNTTRIPGKEADSLLHLTDSKHLVVFHRGRFYRVWLYHAGKLLPPRDLEMQFQRILDDPSPPQPGELRLAALTAGSRVPWAEARARYFSQGKNKASLGCIDRAAFFLTLDEEAQGYDQGREESLDDYAKSLLHGRCYDRWFDKSFTLVVYPNGKLGGNAEHSWADAPIMGHLWESMLATDQFQLGYCDGGHCHGVPNTDLSPPQRLVWDIPEECIWAIDASYGEARALADDVDFSCFRFASFGKGLIKKCRTSPDSFIQIALQLAHFRDKGHFCLTYEASMTRLFREGRTETVRSCTREVTAFVRSMVDPNCSPSERLQLFQAAAEKHQQMYRLAMTGAGIDRHLFCLYVVSRYLGVKSPFLDKVLSEPWRLSTSQTPQQQIKMFSVEAYPDYVSSGGGFGPVADDGYGVSYIIAGENLITFHISSKFSSPETDSARFERNIRQAMVDIAALLQVQPRRTAR comes from the exons ATGGCAGAAGCCCACCAGGCGGTGGCCTTCCAATTCACAGTCACCCCGGATGGGGTGGATTTCCAGCTGAGCCGGGAGGCGCTCAAGCAGGTCTACCTCTCGGGCCTCTCGTCCTGGAAGAAGCGGTTCATCCGGCTCAAG AACAGCTTCCTGACCGGGGTGTATCCGGGCACGCCCTCCGGCTGGCTGGCCGTCACCATTGTGACCGTGGGCTTCACGTGGGTGCGCGTGGATGTCTCCAAGGGGCTGATCGGCAGCATCTGGGGGCACCTGCCCATCAG ctgcagctGCTACCTCAGCCTCCGCCAGCAGACCCTGCTGAGTGCCCTGCTCTTCTCCACGGGCATCTGGCTCTCGGGCATCTGGCTGTGCCGCCAGGTGCTCAAGCTGCTGCTCTCCTACCATGGCTGGATGTTCGAGCCCCACGGCAAGATCAGCTTCAGCACCAAAGTCTGGGTG GCCATGGTGAAACTGATGTCAGGGCGCCACCCCATGCTCTACAGCTTTCAGACCTCCCTGCCCAAGCTGCCGGTGCCCCGTGTGAAGGACACCATTCGGAGG TATCTAGACTCTGTCTGGCCCTTGCTGGACAAGGAGAAGTACGACCAGATGGAAGCCCTGGccttggacttccagaagaaggTGGCCCCTCGGCTCCAGAAGTACCTCATCCTCAAGTCCTGGTGGGCCACCAACTAT GTGAGCGACTGGTGGGAGGAATATGTCTACCTCCGGGGAAGAGACCCCATCATGGTGAACAGCAACTACTACCTCATG GACTTTCTCTACATCACCCCAACATCTATCCAGGCCGCACGGGCTGGCAACTCCGTGCACGCCATCCTGACATACCGGCGCCAGCTGGACCGGGAGGAGCTTGCGCCC GTGATGGCGCTGGGGGTGGTGCCCATGTGCTCCTATCAGATGGAAAGGATGTTCAACACGACGCGCATCCCTGGCAAAGAGGCAG ATTCCCTCCTGCACCTGACCGACAGCAAGCACCTGGTGGTCTTCCACCGAGGGCGCTTCTACAGGGTCTGGCTGTACCACGCGGGGAAGTTGCTGCCACCGCGTGACCTCGAAATGCAGTTCCAGCGCATCCTGGATGacccctccccaccgcagcctgGGGAGCTGAGGCTGGCGGCCCTCACAGCAGGGAGCAG GGTGCCATGGGCTGAGGCCCGTGCCAGGTACTTCAGCCAGGGCAAGAACAAGGCCTCGCTGGGGTGCATCGACCGAGCTGCCTTTTTCCTGACCCTCGACGAAGAGGCGCAAGGCTATGACCAAGGGCGGGAGGAGAGTCTGGACGACTATGCCAAGAGCCTCCTGCACGGGCGCTGCTACGACCG GTGGTTTGACAAGTCCTTCACGCTGGTGGTTTATCCGAATGGCAAGCTGGGTGGCAACGCAGAGCACTCATGGGCTGACGCTCCCATCATGGGGCACCTCTGGGAG TCCATGCTGGCAACAGACCAGTTCCAGCTGGGTTATTGTGACGGCGGGCACTGCCATGGGGTGCCCAACACCGACCTGTCCCCGCCGCAGCGTTTGGTGTGGGACATTCCAGAAGAG TGCATCTGGGCCATCGACGCTTCCTACGGCGAGGCCCGAGCCCTTGCGGACGACGTGGACTTCTCTTGCTTCCGATTTGCCAGTTTTGGCAAAGGGCTCATCAAGAAGTGCCGGACCAGCCCCGACAGCTTCATCCAGATCGCTTTGCAGCTGGCGCACTTCCGG GACAAGGGCCACTTCTGCCTCACCTATGAGGCCTCCATGACGCGACTGTTCCGGGAGGGCCGGACAGAGACCGTGCGCTCCTGCACCCGCGAGGTGACAGCCTTTGTGCGCAGCATGGTTGACCCCAACTGCAGC CCCTCAGAGCGCCTGCAGCTGTTCCAGGCAGCTGCAGAGAAGCACCAGCAGATGTACCGCCTGGCCATGACAGGGGCGGGCATCGACCGGCATCTCTTCTGCCTGTACGTGGTATCCCGCTACCTTGGCGTGAAGTCTCCCTTTCTGGACAAG GTGCTGTCCGAGCCCTGGCGCCTCTCCACCAGCCAGACGCCACAGCAGCAGATCAAGATGTTCAGCGTGGAGGCCTACCCGGATTACGTCTCCTCCGGCGGAGGCTTTGGGCCC